The sequence TCCGGGTTTGTCAATTAATGCTGTTTGCAGCTTCATGTTTAGATTCCGCAACTTCAGGTTATCGTCCTCAAGGTTCGTGATTTTGTCCAATAATTTTGCGATGATTGCTGCGGTAGGATTTACATCGGACACTGCACTCGATTGACCTTTTTCAGCTTCACTGGAGTCCGCTAATTGAATTAGCTCATCTTGTTTCTCCAAATCCTGTCTAGTGTTGTCCACAGCGATCTCCTGGACGCATTCTTCTTCCGAATCAGAACCAATGTTTTTAATTTCTTCATGCATGGTCGTCtttaatatttttgtatttcgtGTTACCTTTCGCAGTTGATGTCTCGTACGCTTCATACCcaatgttttattttcttctGGCTTGTTCACCGTAACCTAGAAGAAAACTTTTGTTAGGTTATGTTGCATGATATGTGAATATAATCCATCAAATTTCATTAAATACTTACATTTTCTTTCACAAATCCCATATTCACAGTGTTGGCCATTCTCAACATCAACTTTTGGGAATTGGTTTTCCgtgttttccccattttcaccaCAAATTGAGTCACAAAAGAAAAACGCGCACGCCATAAGGCTGGAACAACAGTTTTTATGAAATCAGGAATGCCAGTTCTTTTTTTACATCTGAGTGATACTGATTTGGACTTGCTAGCTCAAGATATTTAGTAGAGGTGGACACATTTGTCATTTGTAAAGCTATAAACAATCTCGCGAATTATTTaaatatctgtataaaatgttcaaaacgacgtatgtaacaatgagagattctctttgtttactttctcttttgattattacggcactcttagcaatccttctctccaattatttaccgataatatttactaaagctatcatcttttaatctgctctggagaaattaccgaaaaaagcaggaatcatttgcaataatcgaaagagaaagtgaacaaagagaatctctcaatgttacatacgtcgtttcgaacattttatacagatatgTGTACAGTTACAATTTCTATTACGTTTGACAGTATACTCCTTTTCTCTTTTCGTGGTATTTTTAAGACAAGGGaattcaaaaaataataacaatggaAATAGTAATAAtactgataatgataatgacaaTGATAGTAATAGCAATAATgataatattgattatagaaaaGAAtacgaaataaacaaacaaatatttttttatacttttCACCTATGTACACCTCTACATTTGTTGTCTTGATTATTTAGAAAAAGGGTTTCCACCcgcaagcagagatgccatttatacagatttatctgtattatacaaatttttacatgcacat comes from Malaya genurostris strain Urasoe2022 chromosome 3, Malgen_1.1, whole genome shotgun sequence and encodes:
- the LOC131437924 gene encoding uncharacterized protein LOC131437924; its protein translation is MGKTRKTNSQKLMLRMANTVNMGFVKENVTVNKPEENKTLGMKRTRHQLRKVTRNTKILKTTMHEEIKNIGSDSEEECVQEIAVDNTRQDLEKQDELIQLADSSEAEKGQSSAVSDVNPTAAIIAKLLDKITNLEDDNLKLRNLNMKLQTALIDKPGEVSFKEIPGYPDRTWLLKVSQAAEDSDYLFVKELVFYLWPNGMSNTTVSGKKSNNPSGKRKPSLNEASQVNEACNPEKLDPEKVEYIKDRLFERRTFLKDSPGTAIKVARKVAKFIAIVVANNPNLRRAT